From Paenibacillus polymyxa, the proteins below share one genomic window:
- the yhbH gene encoding sporulation protein YhbH has translation MTEPRQPYSFVVSREDWSLHRKGYQDQQRHQQKVKDVIKQNLPDLITEENIIMSDGQQIIKVPIRSLDEYRFIYNYQKQKHVGQGDGDSQVGDVIGRDPASQKPGKGEKAGDQPGHDIMETEVSIEELEDMLFEEMELPHLQQKDKDQIEVESIVFNDIRKKGMQANIDKKRTILENLRRNAREGNPGIHHISPDDLRYKTWEEKTIPQSNAVIIAMMDTSGSMGSFEKYCARSFFFWMTRFLRRQYEKVEIVFLAHHTEAKEVTEEEFFTRGESGGTICSSAYLKALEIIDKRYPPSTYNIYPFHFSDGDNLSSDNERCVKLIEELMKRSNMFGYGEVNQYNRSSTLMSAYKNIKADQFMYYVIKEKGEVYQALRTFFRKREGGTVG, from the coding sequence ATGACGGAACCACGCCAGCCATATTCATTCGTCGTATCCCGCGAAGATTGGTCGCTGCATCGCAAAGGGTACCAGGACCAGCAACGCCATCAGCAGAAGGTCAAAGATGTCATTAAGCAAAATCTACCCGATCTGATAACGGAAGAAAATATTATAATGTCGGACGGTCAACAGATTATCAAAGTGCCCATTCGCAGTCTGGATGAATATCGCTTCATTTATAACTACCAAAAGCAAAAGCATGTAGGTCAAGGGGATGGCGACAGTCAGGTGGGGGATGTCATCGGACGTGATCCTGCTTCCCAGAAGCCAGGTAAAGGTGAGAAAGCAGGCGACCAGCCAGGACATGATATTATGGAAACTGAAGTCAGCATAGAAGAACTCGAAGATATGCTGTTCGAGGAAATGGAATTACCGCATTTGCAGCAAAAAGATAAGGATCAAATTGAGGTTGAATCTATCGTATTCAATGATATACGTAAAAAAGGCATGCAAGCGAACATTGACAAGAAGCGAACGATACTCGAAAATCTGCGCCGCAACGCTCGTGAGGGGAATCCGGGCATCCATCATATTAGTCCGGACGATCTTCGTTACAAAACATGGGAAGAGAAAACCATTCCCCAATCCAATGCGGTAATTATAGCTATGATGGACACCTCAGGCAGCATGGGATCTTTTGAAAAATATTGCGCCCGCAGCTTCTTTTTCTGGATGACTCGCTTTTTGCGTCGCCAATATGAAAAGGTGGAAATTGTCTTTCTTGCGCATCATACCGAAGCCAAAGAGGTTACGGAGGAAGAATTTTTTACTCGCGGTGAAAGTGGTGGCACAATCTGCTCTTCTGCTTATTTGAAAGCATTGGAGATTATCGACAAGCGCTATCCTCCTTCCACTTATAATATTTATCCCTTCCATTTCTCCGATGGCGATAACCTAAGCTCAGACAATGAACGGTGTGTGAAACTAATTGAGGAGCTTATGAAGCGCAGCAATATGTTCGGCTATGGAGAGGTGAACCAATATAATCGCAGCAGTACGCTGATGTCAGCCTACAAGAATATTAAGGCAGATCAGTTTATGTACTATGTCATCAAGGAAAAAGGTGAGGTATACCAAGCCCTACGCACCTTTTTTCGCAAACGGGAAGGGGGAACGGTGGGATGA
- a CDS encoding ABC transporter permease, which translates to MILQVIKAEGYKLKKICWWLPLIQGCVLTGMTVMEWYLYFRQGPGGVYAGFAVMFMFISFVMLLGGTLLASIMAGTEHDTQTWKQLMAMPVPRSYIYLSKMFWIVILQFGTALITIAGMSLIWVLYTNEPIPWRVMLLQPINASLATLPVLAIQLWLSTLFTNQAFPLAFGIFGSIASLFLARTSILWIKLLPWSYPALSSPLIKGYVMWVIIALCAGVIFTGLGTLQFRKHEFK; encoded by the coding sequence ATGATACTCCAAGTTATCAAGGCGGAAGGATATAAGCTGAAAAAAATATGCTGGTGGCTTCCTCTAATACAGGGCTGTGTCCTTACAGGGATGACTGTCATGGAATGGTATCTCTACTTTCGTCAGGGGCCGGGAGGAGTCTATGCTGGTTTTGCGGTTATGTTTATGTTCATCTCGTTCGTGATGCTGCTTGGCGGTACACTTCTAGCAAGTATTATGGCGGGTACAGAGCATGATACCCAAACATGGAAGCAGCTTATGGCCATGCCGGTTCCCAGAAGCTACATCTACTTATCCAAAATGTTTTGGATTGTGATTCTGCAGTTTGGTACTGCCTTGATTACGATAGCAGGGATGAGTCTCATCTGGGTGCTGTATACAAACGAGCCCATTCCTTGGCGAGTTATGCTGCTGCAGCCGATTAACGCCAGCTTGGCTACTCTGCCTGTACTTGCAATTCAACTTTGGTTGTCTACGCTTTTTACTAATCAGGCATTCCCGTTAGCATTTGGCATATTTGGTTCTATTGCCAGCTTGTTTTTGGCACGAACCAGTATTCTTTGGATTAAATTATTACCTTGGTCGTATCCGGCTCTATCAAGTCCTCTAATTAAGGGATACGTAATGTGGGTGATCATTGCTTTATGTGCAGGGGTCATCTTCACAGGACTCGGTACTCTACAGTTTAGAAAGCATGAATTCAAATAG
- a CDS encoding sensor histidine kinase: MNIDLFWIGLGIVQSLVFIVVYGWYIGKPLVYVIKWIGNIATGEFQAPLSELELPDRKKNQRNNYKPPYQLYKEVFEQMNILSAQLRSNEEERIEIEKRKKQWVAGVSHDLKTPLSYIEGYAAMLTTQEYDWSDEEKRSFSMAISEKVTEMKQLIQDLNASMQLKEGALPIQLKKEDIVEFLRNTVIDIANHPSAEQYKFSFMSLEAVCTMPFDSKLLGRVLKNFLMNAIIHNPSGTHISMYVNKESDKLHISIEDDGKGMNPTECIQVSHSKEHGISIAKSFIEAHNGTLHILPGSKKGTRVEITLPLNM, encoded by the coding sequence ATGAATATTGATCTCTTCTGGATCGGACTTGGAATCGTGCAGAGCCTTGTGTTTATAGTTGTCTATGGATGGTATATAGGCAAACCCTTGGTGTATGTAATTAAATGGATTGGAAATATAGCAACAGGGGAATTCCAGGCACCGCTAAGTGAGCTAGAACTGCCAGATCGCAAAAAAAATCAGAGAAATAATTATAAGCCTCCGTATCAATTGTATAAAGAAGTTTTTGAACAAATGAACATCTTATCTGCTCAATTGCGCAGTAATGAGGAAGAGAGAATAGAAATAGAAAAGCGAAAAAAGCAGTGGGTAGCAGGCGTAAGCCATGATCTCAAAACACCATTATCCTATATTGAAGGATATGCAGCCATGCTGACTACTCAAGAGTATGATTGGTCCGATGAAGAAAAAAGAAGCTTTAGTATGGCTATCAGTGAGAAAGTAACGGAAATGAAGCAGTTAATTCAGGATTTGAATGCTTCTATGCAGCTCAAGGAGGGTGCCTTGCCGATCCAGCTGAAGAAGGAGGACATTGTGGAGTTTCTCCGCAATACAGTCATAGATATCGCTAACCATCCTTCGGCCGAGCAGTACAAATTTTCTTTTATGTCATTGGAGGCAGTATGTACCATGCCCTTCGATAGTAAATTATTAGGTAGAGTGCTGAAAAATTTTCTGATGAACGCAATCATTCATAATCCTTCAGGTACACATATTTCAATGTATGTAAATAAAGAGAGCGATAAGCTTCATATTTCGATCGAAGATGATGGAAAAGGAATGAATCCAACTGAATGTATACAGGTGTCTCATTCCAAAGAGCATGGCATATCTATTGCCAAAAGCTTTATTGAAGCTCATAACGGAACGCTTCATATTCTTCCGGGAAGTAAAAAGGGTACCAGGGTGGAAATTACTTTGCCGCTAAATATGTAA
- a CDS encoding ABC transporter permease, whose product MGSILRVEAMKLQWVMVWILIILDAVINSLMGVLELNDLKQFYEPSWLMLYTYAAQFHSMFFYPLYCGIIASLLCAYEHRDGGWKILLSSPYPRQRIYYAKYILLILILFLDQLTFIVGYFVGGYIAGAPGKIPWLLVLSTGWGGWFGILPLAALQLMLSVKIRNFGASLGMAICCVVPNIVMTGFHSSIGAWFPFTIPYYIMLPQTASYAPRVEPYSLGLIVLFTFLAYLFAGRKMFVNRDWL is encoded by the coding sequence ATGGGATCCATTTTACGCGTGGAAGCGATGAAGCTTCAATGGGTCATGGTATGGATTCTCATTATATTAGATGCGGTTATCAATTCTTTAATGGGAGTCCTGGAACTGAACGATTTGAAGCAGTTTTATGAGCCTAGCTGGTTAATGCTATACACCTATGCGGCGCAATTTCACTCGATGTTTTTTTATCCGCTTTATTGTGGAATTATCGCTTCTCTTTTGTGCGCATACGAACATCGAGACGGGGGATGGAAGATTTTATTGAGCAGTCCATATCCCCGTCAGCGAATCTATTATGCAAAATATATATTGCTCATTCTCATCCTGTTTCTTGATCAGCTTACATTCATAGTAGGATATTTTGTAGGTGGGTATATAGCAGGTGCTCCAGGAAAAATCCCTTGGTTGCTCGTCCTTTCTACCGGATGGGGAGGGTGGTTCGGGATTCTACCATTGGCAGCCCTCCAGCTTATGCTCTCGGTGAAAATTCGCAATTTTGGAGCTTCACTAGGAATGGCTATTTGCTGTGTGGTGCCTAATATTGTTATGACAGGCTTTCACTCTTCCATAGGCGCATGGTTTCCTTTTACGATTCCTTATTATATCATGTTGCCGCAAACAGCGAGCTATGCTCCTAGAGTTGAGCCTTATAGTCTTGGTTTGATTGTACTTTTTACGTTTTTAGCCTATCTATTTGCTGGAAGAAAGATGTTTGTGAATAGAGATTGGCTGTAG
- a CDS encoding SpoVR family protein — protein sequence MSTDQKELEYAISEIMEIADGFGLDYYPMRYEICPADIVYTFGAYGMPTRFSHWSFGKTFHKMKMQYDFGLSKIYELVINSNPCYAFLLDGNSLVQNKLIVAHVLAHCDFFKHNARFSASNRNMVESMSATAERISSYEMEYGSKAVESFIDSVLAIQEHVDPQLIKPRHLDKQRYMELKIKEQKEPKKHQRPIGPYDDLWSLDTVKQHDSAETEGIKVRQFPPEPEKDIVWFIQEFSEVLEDWQRDIMTMLRDEMLYFWPQMETKIMNEGWASYWHQRIVRELDLTGDETVEFAMLNASVVQPSKQSLNPYYLGLKIFEDIEKRWDNPTREEQERQGRKPGEGRAKMFEVREFDSDTSFIRNYMTKQLTEDLDLYVFEKRGPDWKITDKSWENIRDQLVFSRVNGGSPYIVVEDGDYQHTGELKLKHQYEGIELDLKYMERTLPYVYQLWGRTVHLETMIEGKLALFSYDGKKHHRKFVQ from the coding sequence ATGAGTACCGACCAGAAAGAGCTGGAATACGCGATATCAGAAATTATGGAGATTGCTGATGGATTCGGGCTCGACTACTATCCGATGAGGTATGAGATTTGTCCGGCGGATATTGTATACACATTCGGGGCGTATGGTATGCCCACGCGCTTCAGCCACTGGAGTTTCGGAAAAACATTTCACAAGATGAAGATGCAGTACGATTTTGGATTGAGTAAAATCTATGAGCTGGTCATCAACTCCAATCCCTGCTACGCTTTCCTGCTGGATGGAAATTCGTTGGTGCAAAATAAACTGATTGTCGCTCATGTGTTGGCGCACTGCGATTTTTTCAAACACAACGCCCGCTTCTCGGCCTCCAACCGCAATATGGTCGAGAGCATGTCTGCCACCGCAGAACGGATCAGCAGCTATGAAATGGAATACGGCTCAAAGGCCGTGGAATCCTTCATTGACTCTGTACTGGCGATACAAGAGCATGTAGACCCACAGCTCATCAAACCAAGGCATCTAGATAAACAACGATACATGGAACTCAAAATCAAGGAGCAAAAAGAACCTAAAAAACACCAGCGTCCCATCGGACCTTACGATGATCTGTGGTCACTGGACACAGTAAAGCAGCATGATTCGGCCGAGACCGAGGGGATCAAGGTACGCCAGTTCCCACCGGAACCTGAAAAGGATATTGTCTGGTTTATTCAGGAATTCTCCGAGGTACTGGAGGATTGGCAGCGGGACATCATGACGATGCTGCGGGACGAAATGCTGTATTTCTGGCCCCAAATGGAGACCAAAATCATGAATGAAGGCTGGGCCTCTTATTGGCATCAACGGATTGTCAGGGAACTGGATTTGACCGGGGATGAAACTGTTGAATTTGCCATGCTGAACGCTTCCGTTGTGCAGCCTTCCAAGCAAAGCTTGAATCCGTATTATTTGGGATTGAAGATATTTGAAGATATTGAAAAGCGATGGGATAACCCGACTCGCGAGGAGCAAGAGCGCCAAGGACGCAAACCGGGCGAGGGCCGAGCTAAAATGTTCGAGGTGCGAGAGTTTGATTCGGACACCTCTTTTATACGCAATTACATGACCAAGCAGCTAACAGAGGATTTAGATTTGTACGTGTTTGAGAAACGGGGACCGGATTGGAAAATTACCGATAAATCCTGGGAAAACATACGGGATCAGCTTGTGTTCTCACGTGTAAATGGCGGCTCCCCTTATATCGTTGTTGAGGACGGGGATTATCAGCATACAGGCGAGTTGAAGCTCAAGCACCAGTATGAAGGCATTGAGCTGGATTTAAAATATATGGAGCGCACGCTTCCATATGTATATCAACTGTGGGGGCGTACCGTTCATTTGGAAACGATGATTGAGGGGAAGCTCGCCTTATTTTCATATGATGGGAAGAAACATCATCGCAAGTTTGTGCAGTGA
- a CDS encoding ABC transporter ATP-binding protein — MSEYVIHTQQLTRRFGKREFVKQINLQVPEKQIYGFLGPNGAGKTTTIRMLLGLIKSTSGEIEIFGKKLKDHRMEILKDVGSLVESPAYYAHLSAYRNLEIVTTMRGLPTRKIHKVLDLVRLSKDAYRPVKGYSLGMRQRLGIAMALIADPKLLILDEPTNGLDPSGIQEIRELIMSLPDAYGMTVLVSSHLLSEIEQIATYVGIINQGEMIFQGTMKELTDKSKPQLFIETQNPVQAAGALMQHGWIAGAESMEQKEVITPIVDRQQSSEMIKVLVEHNHPVYRVREKKKTLEEIFLELTGKERSL; from the coding sequence ATGTCTGAATATGTAATACATACACAGCAGCTAACCAGGCGTTTTGGAAAACGAGAATTTGTCAAACAAATAAATCTCCAGGTACCTGAGAAGCAAATTTACGGATTTTTGGGACCAAACGGGGCGGGAAAAACGACCACGATTCGTATGCTACTCGGGCTGATTAAATCCACATCCGGGGAGATTGAGATTTTTGGGAAAAAGCTCAAGGATCATCGCATGGAAATATTAAAGGATGTAGGTTCTCTGGTTGAATCACCTGCCTATTATGCCCATTTGTCTGCATATCGAAATTTGGAAATCGTTACAACAATGCGTGGGCTGCCGACCCGAAAAATTCATAAAGTGCTGGATTTGGTGAGATTAAGCAAAGATGCGTATCGACCGGTAAAAGGATACTCCTTGGGGATGAGGCAAAGGCTAGGAATTGCCATGGCGTTGATTGCTGATCCCAAATTGTTGATTCTTGATGAACCGACGAATGGTTTGGACCCGTCTGGTATCCAGGAAATTCGGGAGTTAATTATGAGCCTGCCTGATGCTTACGGAATGACGGTATTGGTTTCGAGCCATCTACTAAGTGAAATCGAACAGATCGCAACCTATGTAGGGATTATTAATCAAGGAGAAATGATTTTCCAGGGAACGATGAAAGAACTTACAGACAAAAGCAAGCCTCAATTATTCATTGAAACCCAAAATCCTGTTCAGGCTGCTGGAGCCCTGATGCAGCATGGATGGATTGCCGGAGCTGAATCCATGGAGCAAAAAGAGGTCATAACTCCTATTGTGGATCGGCAACAATCATCGGAGATGATCAAAGTGTTGGTAGAGCACAATCACCCCGTCTATCGGGTAAGGGAGAAGAAAAAAACATTGGAGGAAATATTCCTGGAGCTGACGGGTAAGGAGCGAAGTTTATGA
- a CDS encoding response regulator transcription factor, with translation MEEIAVLIVDDEQGLRDMLTTVLKKEGFLHVKHAATGQEALQIVMESRIDVIVLDVMLPDRDGFEVCRQMRLYTEAPILFLTARDTDLDKLMGFGIGGDDYITKPFNPLEVVARMKARMKYRKVTTADMKPALRTLDFGYFCLELESGVLYVQDQEVDCPAREWLLLVFLCKHPNRIFSVRQLYEAIWSETFLGDEKTVVIHISRLRKKIEPDPKHPQFLVNVRGLGYKMLSVKRGEQE, from the coding sequence ATGGAAGAAATTGCAGTGCTTATCGTAGACGATGAACAGGGACTGCGAGATATGCTGACAACAGTTTTAAAAAAAGAAGGGTTTCTACATGTTAAGCATGCAGCCACGGGTCAAGAAGCGTTGCAAATCGTGATGGAATCTCGTATTGATGTGATTGTGCTTGATGTTATGCTTCCTGATCGTGATGGATTTGAGGTGTGTCGTCAGATGCGTCTATACACGGAAGCTCCTATTCTTTTTTTGACGGCAAGAGATACAGATTTGGACAAATTAATGGGATTTGGTATTGGTGGGGACGATTATATTACCAAACCGTTTAATCCGTTAGAAGTCGTTGCACGTATGAAAGCTCGAATGAAATATCGAAAAGTGACAACAGCGGACATGAAGCCTGCCTTACGAACCTTAGATTTTGGATATTTTTGTCTGGAATTGGAATCAGGTGTGTTGTATGTGCAAGACCAAGAGGTCGATTGTCCTGCACGTGAATGGCTGCTGCTGGTATTTTTGTGCAAGCATCCTAACCGTATATTCAGTGTGCGTCAGCTATACGAAGCAATATGGAGCGAGACCTTCCTTGGTGATGAAAAGACAGTAGTCATTCATATCTCTCGTTTGCGAAAAAAAATAGAACCTGATCCCAAGCACCCGCAATTTTTAGTTAATGTAAGAGGGCTAGGTTATAAAATGCTATCAGTCAAGAGGGGGGAGCAAGAATGA